The proteins below come from a single Leptidea sinapis chromosome 20, ilLepSina1.1, whole genome shotgun sequence genomic window:
- the LOC126970346 gene encoding uncharacterized protein LOC126970346: MDALKDSLNAMAEMFEQKMSEFQQGLDNGPITNTSLAAEFNSFRTFVLSAMNTLQRQVEFLGIEVDRLEMRRRRKMLLVHGVSEDKSEDVTSRVCKVVGEHLGVTGFSVASIKSSHRLGRPSEKKPRPIVVKFADVALRDKVWFSKTGFKGSGLTVSEFLTKSRHNLFMEARQRFGINKCWTRDGCIHIIGPDGSHHRAEWKADLHSIPQTSKQTSKPLTQVT; the protein is encoded by the exons ATGGATGCATTAAAAGACTCGCTCAACGCCATGGCTGAAATGTTCGAACAGAAGATGAGCGAGTTCCAGCAGGGCCTAGATAATGGACCCATTACAAACACATCCCTGGCTGCAGAGTTTAACAGCTTCAGGACCTTTGTGCTCTCTGCCATGAATACTTTGCAGAGACAGGTGGAGTTCCTTGGTATAGAGGTTGATCGTCTGGAGATGCGTAGAAGGCGCAAAATGCTACTAGTGCACGGAGTCAGCGAAGATAAGTCGGAAGATGTTACTTCACGTGTTTGTAAAGTAGTAGGGGAACATCTTGGTGTGACTGGATTCTCTGTTGCTTCCATCAAGTCATCCCATCGCTTAGGACGTCCTTCCGAAAAGAAACCTCGTCCTATAGTGGTAAAGTTTGCGGATGTAGCATTGCGGGATAAGGTTTGGTTCTCCAAAACTGGATTTAAGGGCAGCGGTTTAACTGTGTCAGAGTTTTTAACAAAGAGTCGTCATAACTTATTTATGGAGGCAAGGCAGAGATTCGGCATAAACAAGTGCTGGACAAGGGATGGATGCATACATATTATAGGCCCAGATGGTTCACATCACCGAGCTGAGTGGAAAGCTGACCTACACAGCATACCACAGACATCTAAACAGACATCTAAGCCTCTGACTCAGG TCACTTAG
- the LOC126970130 gene encoding enhanced level of genomic instability 1 has product MGRRKKLTVLLEANNSEIVDDKSEGTKACSTHEANIPKTELDAFKVMMDSRNKSIGSNSPGKERACLESDSQELSDKKELKAKRMLSLQKMAEAKGSLKNKAIEEYRDRFIEEKIVKRAERLKNFIEQKEKYKLPKASNQIKVEKKPEPPVVKINEDVDLNVKKSLQLCNMFEMSDKLFEGKNKVCKNLTKEDEEFLSKLSPSLRKKENMLSYFETVPKKSPENVEDNLNHDKSQNIIKVKFKKHIKKSRKIISNPTVPVSSETLDGSESDVKTKSIINCDPDPNMKSEEVHILSKSPSSSQSPDHRPKRNVKRPAKYSHSISSSSDEEYNIFTPKKKKCHTVMEIITKSNNKNGINHICIEPPVLVVKEKSNSKTLTEDNCYKVQHTKKPKTVESSKICTKLAPIFQSKSHLNAEAKQKFLQSGFPEILKRNSCQQQLNVQTESFNSVVHVQQQVAKHSNNINVLDICLRNNILVDDEVKFEYKNDIIQNLLNLNTLQINSKIALCDINKNDLLQNIKKSYEKFPVYRTYHLLKGKSKGDFRDYIYPDLDNSVEIINGLKNSEEEYTDKLCWTDKYKPTSSKQIIGNFTAIDEMKKWLQNWTENLIKTKSEMNSSDSDFSLFHDSDADSREYLKNNNNVLIISGDVGCGKTSSVYAIAAELAIKVIEVNASSKRTGKIMLQDLQEATKSHKVDRGKSGSEGSQKMQEKKKKLSKKRGRIKKTKKFLKINEVSEEIISQDNVRTGMSLILIDDADVVFEQDDGFCSAVSQLIQSSKRPVILVTSSLTCPHLQRFIQIAKVVQMRRFMPHMLGVWLDILCLADMGASCPGLGSRMLNVHNGDIRKTINCLQFCMVTHKNTMKIDDVDNQELNIHDESSSLSWADQECATENTVCLANIKSDVSKKFIDTQIRNLINNSPVKMLGMWWSIPKMFEMNGRREQIDIVATMLDGISTADYTGKCYSESNFCFIEGRIWGSKENASVMESEVIDYYNKNKEVGNDIAAELTVRSISYMKRTLEYNDALDMDIPGFSIAREREKVLSRHHTLTKYLNPAAVLDRKALALDYWSSCRTICKLEKQKTEGNIKRNNRFCPYLKSLNVLCKNDYFDALGNSLMCNMKLS; this is encoded by the exons ATGGGTAGAAGAAAAAAGTTAACTGTTCTGTTAGAAGCTAATAACAGTGAGATTGTTGATGATAAATCAGAAGGTACCAAGGCATGCTCAACTCACGAGGCCAATATTCCAAAGACTGAATTAGATGCATTTAAGGTTATGATGGATTCAAGGAACAAAAGTATTGGCAGTAACTCTCCTGGAAAAGAAAGAGCTTGTCTTGAATCTGATAGTCAGGAATTAAGTGACAAAAAGGAGTTGAAGGCTAAAAGAATGTTATCATTACAAAAAATGGCAGAGGCCAAAGGATCATTGAAGAACAAAGCAATTGAAGAATATAGAGATAGGTTTATAGaggaaaaaattgtgaaaagaGCTGAAAGacttaaaaactttattgaacaAAAAGAGAAATATAAGTTACCTAAAGCTTCCAATCAAATTAAAGTAGAAAAAAAACCTGAACCACCTGTTGTTAAAATTAATGAAGATGTGGATTTGAATGTTAAAAAGTCTTTACAGCTTTGTAATATGTTTGAAATGTCGGACAAACTTTTTGAAGGCAAGAATAAAGTATGTAAGAATCTAACAAAAGAAGATGAAGAATTTTTGAGTAAGTTGTCACCATCATTacgtaaaaaagaaaatatgttaTCATATTTTGAGACAGTTCCAAAAAAATCTCCCGAAAATGTTGAAGATAACCTTAATCATGATAAAAGccaaaatatcataaaagtaaaattcaagaaacatattaaaaagtcaagaaaaataatttcaaacccTACTGTGCCTGTCTCATCAGAAACTTTAGATGGCAGTGAATCAGATGTGAAGActaaatcaataataaattgTGATCCTGATCCAAATATGAAATCAGAGGAAGTACATATTTTGTCTAAAAGCCCTTCATCATCTCAAAGTCCAGATCACAGACCAAAAAGAAATGTCAAGAGACCAGCTAAGTATTCACATAGTATTAGTAGTAGCTCAGATGAGGAATACAACATTTTTAcaccaaaaaagaaaaaatgtcACACTGTAATGGAAATCATtacaaaaagtaataataaaaatggtataAATCATATTTGTATAGAACCACCAGTACTTGTggtaaaagaaaaatcaaactCAAAAACATTGACAGAGGATAATTGTTATAAAGTGCAACATACAAAAAAGCCAAAGACAGTTGAAAGTTCTAAGATTTGTACTAAATTAGCCCCCATCTTTCAATCAAAGTCTCATTTAAATGCTGAAGCCAAGCAAAAGTTCCTTCAAAGTGGTTTTccagaaatattaaaaagaaatagttGTCAGCAGCAATTGAATGTTCAAACAGAAAGTTTTAATTCAGTTGTTCATGTCCAACAACAAGTAGCCAAACATTCAAATAACATAAATGTTTTAGATATCTGTTTAAGAAATAACATTTTGGTTGATGATGAGgtaaaatttgaatataaaaatgatataatacaaaatttattaaacttaaacacATTGCAAATAAATTCTAAAATTGCATTATGTGATATAAACAAGAATGACCttttgcaaaatattaaaaaatcatatgaAAAGTTCCCTGTGTACAGAACATACCATTTATTAAAAGGTAAAAGTAAAGGTGACTTTAGAGACTATATATATCCTGATTTGGACAACAGTGTGGAAATTATAAATGGCTTAAAAAATAGTGAAGAAGAATACACAGATAAATTATGTTGGACAGATAAATATAAACCTACATCATCTAAACAAATAATTGGTAATTTTACAGCAATCGATGAGATGAAGAAATGGTTGCAGAATTGGactgaaaacttaattaaaacaaagagtGAGATGAATAGCAGTGATTCAGATTTTTCTCTTTTTCATGACTCTGACGCTGATAGCAGGGAGTATTTAAAgaacaataataatgtgttgattATATCTGGTGATGTGGGTTGTGGTAAAACTTCAAGTGTTTATGCTATTGCTGCAGAGTTAGCAATAAAAGTTATAGAGGTAAATGCGAGTAGTAAAAGGACTGGAAAAATTATGTTGCAAGACCTACAAGAAGCGACAAAATCTCACAAAGTAGATAGGGGAAAAAGTGGTTCAGAAGGTAGTCAAAAAATgcaagaaaagaagaaaaaactGAGTAAAAAGCGAggtagaataaaaaaaacaaaaaagtttttaaaaataaatgaagttaGTGAAGAGATCATAAGCCAGGACAATGTTCGAACTGGAATGTCTTTAATACTAATAGATGATGCTGATGTTGTTTTTGAACAAGATGATGGTTTTTGTTCAGCCGTGTCCCAGTTGATCCAGAGTTCTAAAAGACCTGTTATCTTAGTTACAAGCTCGTTAACATGCCCACATTTACAAAGGTTCATTCAAATTGCAAAAGTTGTACAAATGAGACGATTTATGCCCCATATGCTTGGGGTATGGTTAGATATTTTGTGTCTGGCTGATATGGGTGCATCTTGCCCCGGCTTGGGTTCTCGAATGCTAAACGTTCATAATGGCGACattagaaaaacaataaattgtttACAATTCTGTATGgtaacacataaaaatacaatgaaGATAGATGATGTTGATAATCAAGAATTGAACATACATGATGAAAGTTCTAGTTTGTCATGGGCTGACCAAGAATGTGCTACAGAAAATACTGTATGCTTGGCTAACATTAAGTCTGATGTATCAAAGAAGTTTATTGATACTCAAATAagaaatttgataaataattctCCTGTAAAAATGTTAGGCATGTGGTGGTCAATTCCGAAAATGTTTGAAATGAATGGGAGAAGAGAACAGATTGACATAGTGGCTACAATGTTAGATGGCATATCGACTGCTGATTATACTGGCAAATGCTACTCAGAGagtaatttttgtttcattgAAGGTAGAATTTGGGGTTCTAAAGAAAATGCCAGTGTGATGGAATCGGAGGTCATTgattattacaacaaaaataaagaaGTAGGCAATGATATAGCTGCTGAACTAACTGTGAGGAGTATTAGTTATATGAAGAGAACTTTAGAATATAATGATGCCTTAGACATGGATATTCCTGGATTTTCCATTGCAAG ggAAAGGGAGAAAGTTTTATCCCGCCATCACACTTTGACAAAATATCTAAATCCAGCTGCAGTGCTTGATAGAAAAGCGTTAGCTCTTGACTATTGGTCATCCTGTAGAACAATATGCAAATTAGAGAAACAAAAAACAGAGGGCAATATCAAAAGAAACAATAGGTTTTGTCCCTACCTCAAGTCTTTGAATGTTTTGTGCAAAAATGACTATTTTGATGCACTCGGCAATAGCTTGATGTGCAATATGAAACTCTcctaa